From Apium graveolens cultivar Ventura chromosome 9, ASM990537v1, whole genome shotgun sequence, the proteins below share one genomic window:
- the LOC141684725 gene encoding pectinesterase-like gives MGTVNKMTAIGLSCVVLVAVVVAVVVVSKNNGDDNKGSGGEVHTSNKAINSLCQPTDFKDACVKSLSSSNSEDPKVLIKAGFEASEKEITEVISKSKTLQDAAKDSSTKDAYGLCKHLLETSIDDFKRSMDKVGNLNAENVKKFVADLRTWLSGALNYQVTCIDAFQNTTGDAADKMKDLLGPSHELSSNALAMVSELTKIFDSLYKSIGQRRLASVDNEIPDWISAHQRHLLQAASAPNAVVAQDGSGQFKTIGEAIKTVPVGNTKPFVIQVKAGVYNEIVNVPRKTDNVVLVGEGATKTKVTGNKNFIDGVKTFQTATFSVDGDMFMAKDIGFENSAGAEKHQAVALRVSGDRAVFFQCQMDGYQDTLYNHNYRQYYRDCTVTGTIDFIFGDSASVFQNCKMVVRKPMANQACMVTAQGRAEARSTGGNVIQNCTITGEAGLTPATKSYLGRPWKEFSRTIFMQSSIDSLIDPEGWAPWQGDFGLATCYFAEYQNRGPGSDTSKRVNWKGIVKNMNDADIQQFTAAKFIQGDQWVPGTNVPIENGLMKV, from the exons atGGGAACGGTGAATAAGATGACTGCTATAGGACTTAGTTGCGTAGTTCTGGTTGCAGTGGTGGTCGCTGTGGTCGTCGTAAGTAAAAACAATGGCGATGATAACAAAGGTTCTGGCGGAGAGGTACACACCTCTAACAAGGCTATAAATTCCTTATGTCAACCAACTGACTTTAAGGATGCCTGTGTCAAAAGTCTTTCCTCTTCTAACTCAGAGGATCCTAAAGTACTCATTAAGGCCGGCTTTGAGGCGTCCGAGAAGGAAATTACTGAAGTCATTTCCAAATCCAAAACTCTTCAAGATGCCGCCAAGGACTCGAGTACCAAAGATGCATATGGACTTTGTAAGCATTTGTTGGAAACCTCCATTGACGATTTTAAGAGATCAATGGACAAGGTTGGTAACCTTAACGCTGAAAATGTGAAAAAGTTTGTTGCGGATCTCAGGACATGGCTTAGCGGTGCGTTGAACTATCAAGTCACTTGCATTGATGCTTTCCAGAATACAACCGGTGATGCTGCAGATAAAATGAAGGATTTGTTAGGACCGTCTCATGAGTTATCGAGCAATGCCCTTGCCATGGTTAGCGAGCTCACAAAAATATTTGACTCGTTGTATAAATCTATTGGGCAACGTAGACTCGCTAGCGTAGATAATGAGAttcctgactggatatctgcaCACCAAAGGCACCTCCTGCAAGCTGCTAGTGCACCAAATGCGGTAGTTGCTCAAGACGGGTCGGGACAGTTCAAGACCATAGGGGAGGCCATCAAGACGGTGCCAGTCGGTAATACCAAGCCCTTCGTTATCCAAGTGAAAGCTGGTGTTTATAACGAGATTGTTAATGTTCCAAGGAAAACAGACAATGTTGTCTTGGTTGGGGAAGGTGCAACCAAGACCAAAGTCACAGGGAACAAGAATTTCATCGACGGAGTCAAGACCTTTCAAACTGCAACATTCA GTGTGGATGGCGACATGTTCATGGCTAAAGACATTGGGTTTGAGAACTCAGCAGGAGCTGAAAAACATCAAGCCGTGGCACTTAGAGTATCCGGTGACAGGGCCGTATTCTTCCAATGCCAAATGGACGGTTATCAAGATACCCTTTACAATCACAACTACCGACAATATTACCGTGACTGCACAGTCACTGGTACCATTGACTTCATATTTGGTGACTCCGCTTCAGTTTTCCAGAATTGTAAAATGGTTGTGAGAAAGCCGATGGCTAACCAAGCGTGCATGGTGACAGCACAAGGTAGGGCCGAGGCTCGTTCAACCGGTGGAAATGTTATTCAGAATTGCACTATAACCGGGGAGGCAGGACTCACGCCTGCCACAAAGTCGTATTTGGGGCGTCCGTGGAAGGAATTCTCGAGAACCATCTTCATGCAATCGTCAATCGACAGCCTTATTGATCCTGAAGGATGGGCACCATGGCAAGGTGACTTTGGTCTCGCTACTTGCTATTTTGCTGAGTATCAGAATCGGGGTCCCGGATCCGACACCTCTAAGAGAGTGAATTGGAAAGGTATAGTGAAGAATATGAATGATGCAGATATTCAGCAGTTCACTGCCGCTAAGTTTATCCAAGGTGATCAATGGGTGCCAGGTACCAACGTCCCCATTGAGAACGGACTCATGAAAGTCTAA
- the LOC141683152 gene encoding pectinesterase/pectinesterase inhibitor-like, with amino-acid sequence MALNKKVAVVTLSSILLVGLIIGAVVGTVQYTNKNKEEARKTKIAESQKAVESVCAPTQYKDTCVQVLRPAAYNTTDPKELVKAGFEYAVQHLRDSIDKSVILHAAEKDPKTSGAYKVCQNVLQSAIDDLKRSFSKMDDFNIDSNNVDEYLFDLKVWLSAASTVQGTCLDAFQKTSGDAGEKMKALLRLSRELTINGFNMIDQLSRELADLQVTGTKPTRKLLQFLGPGQFPAWVKGNNKELLKGDKAKHMANVIVAQDGSGKVKTIDEAIKMIPRDNQNMFIIYIKAGEYKEIVRIEKFMSNVMLVGDGPKKTKITGDRSEKKGFHTLDSATVGISGFNFIAKGISFENTAAADEGPAVALHVAADKSIFYNCRMDGNQDTLYTHDYRQFYRDCTITGTIDFIFGDSVVVLQNCKLIARKPALGQDNVMVAQGREFVDDITAIVIQNCTITAEADVVGNPTIQTFLGRPWKTFSKMVIMDSFIDSIINPLGWQIWEEKNPNNMTAYIVEYRNKGPGASVSKRVKWPSIKTITPAEATSYGPTVFLKGDDWIPSTGIPYSVPSTTTTTAPASSPATSS; translated from the exons ATGGCTCTCAACAAAAAAGTTGCTGTTGTTACTCTCAGCTCAATCCTCCTTGTAGGCTTGATTATTGGAGCAGTGGTGGGAACTGTTCAATACACAAACAAGAATAAAGAAGAGGCTCGAAAAACCAAAATTGCTGAATCGCAAAAGGCTGTAGAATCAGTTTGCGCGCCTACACAATACAAGGACACTTGTGTTCAAGTTCTGCGTCCTGCGGCATACAATACCACGGATCCCAAAGAGTTGGTTAAGGCCGGGTTTGAATATGCAGTGCAACATCTCCGGGACTCCATCGACAAATCAGTTATTTTACATGCAGCAGAGAAGGATCCGAAAACATCTGGTGCTTATAAAGTGTGCCAGAATGTTCTCCAGTCAGCTATTGATGATTTAAAGAGATCTTTTAGTAAAATGGATGATTTCAATATTGATTCAAATAATGTGGATGAATATCTTTTTGATCTCAAAGTATGGTTATCTGCTGCCAGTACAGTTCAAGGGACTTGTCTGGATGCTTTCCAGAAAACAAGTGGAGATGCAGGGGAAAAAATGAAGGCACTTTTGAGGCTATCTCGAGAGCTCACCATTAACGGTTTCAATATGATTGATCAATTATCACGTGAGTTGGCAGATCTTCAGGTAACCGGTACAAAGCCTACGCGAAAACTTTTACAGTTCCTGGGGCCTGGCCAATTTCCTGCTTGGGTGAAGGGTAACAACAAAGAACTCCTTAAAGGTGACAAGGCCAAACACATGGCTAACGTGATTGTGGCTCAAGATGGTTCGGGGAAAGTTAAAACTATTGATGAAGCTATAAAAATGATTCCTAGAGATAATCAGAACATGTTTATCATATACATTAAGGCTGGTGAATATAAAGAGATCGTTAGAATTGAAAAGTTCATGTCTAATGTAATGTTGGTTGGTGATGGCCCCAAAAAAACTAAGATCACCGGTGATAGATCTGAGAAGAAAGGTTTTCATACATTGGATTCTGCAACTGTTG GAATAAGTGGATTTAACTTCATAGCAAAGGGCATTTCATTCGAGAACACAGCAGCTGCAGATGAAGGTCCAGCAGTGGCCCTTCACGTAGCAGCAGATAAATCAATATTCTACAACTGCCGTATGGATGGTAACCAAGACACTCTGTACACTCACGATTACCGCCAATTCTATCGTGACTGCACCATCACAGGCACTATTGATTTCATATTTGGAGACTCGGTCGTCGTCTTACAAAATTGCAAGTTAATTGCCAGAAAACCAGCCCTTGGCCAGGACAATGTAATGGTAGCCCAAGGTCGGGAGTTTGTTGATGACATTACAGCAATTGTAATACAAAACTGTACTATCACTGCAGAAGCTGATGTAGTTGGTAATCCTACGATCCAAACATTCTTGGGCCGCCCTTGGAAAACCTTCTCAAAAATGGTTATTATGGATTCTTTCATCGATTCTATTATTAATCCATTGGGATGGCAAATTTGGGAAGAGAAAAATCCGAATAATATGACAGCATACATTGTGGAATACAGAAACAAAGGCCCTGGTGCAAGTGTTTCTAAAAGGGTGAAATGGCCTAGTATTAAGACAATTACACCTGCTGAAGCTACCAGCTATGGTCCAACAGTTTTCCTCAAGGGGGATGACTGGATTCCTTCTACCGGTATTCCCTATAGCGTGccttccaccaccaccaccaccgcTCCAGCGTCTTCCCCAGCAACCAGCAGCTGA
- the LOC141683274 gene encoding sucrose synthase 2-like, protein MPHSLINGPLSMRDRVEHTLSAHRNELVNLFTRYVAHGKGILQSHDLIDDLDSVIGEDGVNKLKDGPFIQILRCSQEAIVIPPYVAIAIRPRPGIWEYIRVNVHELSVEHLSVSEYLCFKEELVNGEYKKNLVLELDFEPFNATLPRPSRSSSIGSGVQYLNRHLSSVMFRNKENMEPLVEFLRAHKHDGHVMMLNDRVQSISGLQLALARAEEFLSKFQPDAPCSEFEYALQGMGFEKGWGNTARRVSESIHLLLDILQAPDAATLEKFLGMIPMVFNVVILSPHGYFGQANVLGLPDTGGQVVYILDQMRALENEMLLRIKEQGLNVKPKILVVTRLIPDAKGTTCNQRLERVSGTEHTQILRVPFRTEKRILRKWISRFDVWPYLETFAEDVSNEVAAELQGVPDLIIGNYSDGNLVASLLANKLGVTQCNIAHALEKTKYPDSDLYWRNYEDKYHFSSQFTADIIAMNYADFIITSTYQEIAGSKNSVGQYESHTGFTLPGLYRVVHGIDVFDPKFNIVSPGADMSIYFSYAVKEMRLTALHGAIKELLYDPEQNNEHIGMLNDPSKPIIFSMARFDKVKNLTGLVECYSKDTRLRDLANLVVVGGYIDLKQSKDREEIAEIEKMHSLMNMYNLNGHFRWITAQMNRARNGELYRYIADTKGVFVQPAFYEAFGLTVVEAMTCGLPTFATCHGGPAEIIENGISGFHIDPYHPEQVTDILANFFERTQSDQSYWKQISDRALARIHEKYTWEIYSRRLLSLAGVYGFWKHVSKLDRRQTRRYMEMLYLTKYRDQVKIIPLAVDEE, encoded by the exons ATGCCGCACTCTTTGATTAATGGGCCACTGAGCATGCGTGACAGGGTTGAACATACCCTATCTGCTCACCGGAATGAACTTGTCAATCTCTTCACCAG ATATGTAGCTCATGGAAAGGGGATATTACAATCTCATGACCTGATAGATGATCTGGACAGTGTTATAGGTGAAGATGGAGTCAATAAGCTCAAAGATGGCCCCTTCATCCAAATTTTAAGATGTTCACAG GAAGCTATTGTTATACCTCCTTATGTTGCCATTGCAATTCGTCCAAGGCCTGGCATTTGGGAATATATTCGCGTAAATGTGCATGAACTGAGTGTTGAGCATCTAAGTGTTTCCGAATATCTTTGCTTCAAGGAAGAACTTGTCAACGGGGA GTACAAGAAGAACTTAGTGCTTGAGCTTGATTTCGAGCCATTCAATGCAACACTTCCTCGACCATCGCGATCATCTTCTATTGGCAGCGGGGTTCAGTATCTCAACCGTCACCTATCTTCTGTTATGTTCCGCAATAAAGAGAATATGGAACCTCTAGTTGAGTTTCTCCGTGCACACAAACATGACGGACAT GTAATGATGCTGAATGACAGAGTACAATCTATATCTGGACTTCAACTAGCTTTGGCTAGGGCAGAGGAATTTCTTTCTAAGTTTCAACCAGACGCACCATGTTCTGAGTTTGAATATGC ACTCCAAGGCATGGGCTTCGAGAAAGGCTGGGGTAACACAGCACGCCGAGTTTCTGAATCCATCCATCTACTTCTGGACATCCTTCAGGCTCCTGATGCAGCTACGTTGGAGAAATTTCTCGGGATGATTCCTATGGTCTTTAACGTTGTGATTCTCTCTCCACATGGATATTTTGGCCAAGCAAATGTATTGGGTTTGCCTGACACTGGTGGACAG GTTGTCTACATACTTGATCAAATGCGTGCCTTGGAGAATGAGATGCTGCTTAGAATAAAGGAGCAAGGACTAAATGTTAAACCCAAAATACTTGTT GTTACGCGATTGATACCTGATGCAAAAGGAACAACATGCAACCAGCGACTAGAAAGAGTCAGCGGAACAGAGCACACACAAATTCTCCGCGTGCCTTTCAGGACTGAGAAACGCATTCTTCGAAAGTGGATTTCTAGGTTTGATGTGTGGCCTTATTTGGAGACCTTTGCTGAG GATGTATCGAATGAAGTTGCGGCAGAGTTGCAGGGTGTTCCAGACCTCATCATTGGCAACTATAGTGATGGGAATCTTGTTGCTTCCCTGTTAGCTAATAAACTTGGTGTCACTCAG TGCAACATCGCTCATGCGTTGGAAAAAACAAAATATCCAGATTCTGACTTGTACTGGAGAAATTATGAAGACAAGTACCATTTCTCGAGCCAGTTTACCGCTGATATCATTGCTATGAACTATGCAGATTTCATTATCACCAGCACATACCAGGAGATTGCTGGCAG CAAGAACAGCGTTGGACAGTATGAGAGCCACACAGGTTTCACTCTCCCTGGGCTGTATCGCGTAGTTCATGGCATTGATGTGTTTGATCCCAAGTTCAATATTGTCTCTCCTGGAGCAGATATGAGCATTTACTTTTCATACGCAGTAAAGGAGATGAGACTTACTGCGTTACATGGTGCGATTAAAGAACTGTTATATGATCCAGAGCAGAACAATGAACACAT TGGTATGCTGAATGATCCATCAAAACCCATAATATTTTCCATGGCAAGATTTGATAAAGTGAAAAACCTGACTGGGCTAGTTGAGTGTTATAGTAAAGATACCAGGCTAAGAGATCTTGCAAATCTCGTTGTAGTTGGTGGCTACATTGATTTAAAACAATCAAAGGATAGAGAAGAAATTGCTGAGATTGAGAAGATGCATAGTCTAATGAACATGTACAACTTAAATGGACATTTTCGATGGATAACTGCACAGATGAATCGTGCTCGTAATGGTGAACTTTACCGTTACATTGCAGATACAAAAGGTGTCTTTGTTCAG CCTGCTTTCTATGAAGCTTTTGGGCTCACAGTTGTGGAGGCAATGACTTGCGGTCTCCCTACATTTGCTACCTGCCATGGCGGTCCAGCTGAAATTATTGAGAATGGAATTTCTGGATTCCACATTGATCCCTATCACCCTGAGCAGGTTACAGACATTTTAGCCAACTTTTTCGAGCGAACCCAAAGTGATCAGAGCTACTGGAAACAAATATCTGACAGAGCACTTGCCCGCATCCATGAAAA GTACACTTGGGAGATTTACTCAAGGAGGCTTCTGTCTTTAGCTGGGGTTTATGGCTTCTGGAAACATGTATCAAAGCTTGACAGGCGTCAGACTCGACGATATATGGAGATGCTTTACCTTACAAAGTATCGAGATCAG GTGAAGATTATTCCTCTGGCTGTGGATGAGGAGTAA